The Camelina sativa cultivar DH55 chromosome 14, Cs, whole genome shotgun sequence genome includes a window with the following:
- the LOC104743764 gene encoding immune-associated nucleotide-binding protein 8: MNKGGAQQKGHSSKQAENIILVGRTGNGKSATANSLIGRKVFDSKSHASGVTMKCQTHGVVTKDGHKINVIDTPGLFDLSASAEFISREIVRCLTLAEGGIHAVLLVLLLSEVMRMSGNRKVVIDNKTHDVDKKAEQVHKLLSLVDDIRRSSRGEAYTDDTYHMIKEEKEKLRKKHEELESKNYSEERAAEMKNQSLISYKDNLKQMSEQLEKKLKDAAEAQEKALTKMTREEKNELNLDLKIHIPLPPISPCNIL; the protein is encoded by the exons ATGAACAAGGGTGGAGCTCAACAGAAAGGTCATTCTTCAAAGCAAGCTGAAAACATAATCCTAGTAGGACGGACAGGGAATGGAAAAAGCGCGACTGCGAACAGCCTCATTGGGAGAAAAGTGTTTGATTCAAAGTCACACGCTTCTGGCGTAACCATGAAATGTCAGACCCACGGCGTTGTGACAAAAGATGGTCACAAAATCAATGTGATTGATACTCCAG GTCTGTTTGACTTGTCGGCATCGGCTGAGTTTATAAGTAGGGAGATTGTTAGATGCCTAACTCTAGCTGAAGGAGGGATACATGCAGTGCTCTTAGTTTTACTTTTATCG GAAGTTATGAGGATGTCGGGTAACCGAAAGGTCGTGATCGATAACAAGACTCATGATGTAGACAAGAAGGCAGAGCAAGTCCATAAGCTTCTCTCCTTAGTAGATGATATCAGAAGGAGCAGCCGTGGAGAGGCATATACCGATGATACATACCATATGATAAAG gaagaaaaagagaaactacGGAAGAAGCATGAAGAGCTGGAATCAAAGAACTATTCAGAAGAACGTGCAGCGGAAATGAAGAATCAGTCACTTATATCGTATAAGGATAATTTGAAACAAATGTCAGAGCAG ttggagaagaagctcaaagatgCTGCGGAGGCACAGGAGAAAGCGTTAACCAAGATGACACGAGAAGAGAAGAATGAGCTTAACCTGGACCTTAAGATTCATATCCCCTTGCCGCCAATATCTCCATGCAACATTCTCTGA